CCGCTGGTATTATGATCAGTTTCTTAATGTAGAAACTATTGGTAGTTGATTGAAAGGGCTTCGAGATACATGGAGCCCTTTCTTTTGCTGCCGCCTTTCTTCCCCCGGCTTAGGGTTCCTTTTGTTCTAAGAACCTGGTCTTAAAAACCATTCCCAGCCTTATCCGGTCGTAATGTGCGCGCCTAAAATGGTTTTTTAGGTATCCCACTTCTATTTTGAAATCTTTGAGCAAGCTATATCCCAAACCGGCGTGAATACGGTTTTGATTGAAATATGGCTCTTTCAGGTTTATAAAGACTTCATTAAAAGCCGTAAAATATAAACTTTTGTACAAAGCCCGGTCAAATTTAAGGCGGTAACGCAGGCGATGGCTAAGATCGTACTCGGGCTGCTGGCGCGTCCAGGTTGACTCCAGCCGAAAACGATGAGCAATATAAGGGCTCAAAAATGGCGTTTTTAAGGTCGCTTCTTCCCATAGCCTGTGCTGCAGGGTAAAACTATCTTCGGAAAAGGCTTCGGAATAGGTATAATCGTAGCCCACAGAAGCCGAAAAATCCTTTGAAAAGGCATAGGCGACCCCGCTGCGCAGCATAATAAACTGAAATTTACCAAACATCTCGTAATGCTGAAGTAGTGCCACAGTGGGAATGCTCCATTTTTCAGAAATGTGATGTTGGCCAATAATTTCTGTTCAGGTTCCTAAAAGATCCTCTTTGTTTTGGGCCGAAAGTGAAAAAGTGTAAAGAAAGGAGAGAAGAAAAAAAGCCTTTTTTGGCATGGTAATAACTCTTAAATAGGGAACATAAAAATACGCTATTTTTAGACCTTAACAGTGGTATACTGTTCTAAATTATACTAAGAGAAAGGAATTTTGAAGGGGTGAAAAGTGCTGAAAATAAAAAAGGTGGAAAGATCCACCTTTTTTGCCCCAAATCTACCATGAACTTAACCTACTTATGTTATGGCTTTGTAAAAGTAGATATTAATCTTTGTTCCTGACAGCTTTT
This Salinimicrobium tongyeongense DNA region includes the following protein-coding sequences:
- a CDS encoding DUF2490 domain-containing protein, whose protein sequence is MIGQHHISEKWSIPTVALLQHYEMFGKFQFIMLRSGVAYAFSKDFSASVGYDYTYSEAFSEDSFTLQHRLWEEATLKTPFLSPYIAHRFRLESTWTRQQPEYDLSHRLRYRLKFDRALYKSLYFTAFNEVFINLKEPYFNQNRIHAGLGYSLLKDFKIEVGYLKNHFRRAHYDRIRLGMVFKTRFLEQKEP